CAATTACATATTGCCCCGCTTCTACATACATATCATAAAGTGTATTTGCCGCATCATAAAAGCTTTGGGCTTCTTGCTCGCTAATTTCTATGATTTCATTGCTAATATAGGAAGTTTCATCGCTATCTGTGTGCCAAGCAAGCCCTAGCTCTTCTAAATCTGTGTTGCTTAAAGGTTGTGCGTTTAAAATTTGCATTTTATCCCCCATAATTGCTTGTAGCACCGCTTGTGCTGCGGTTTTGTGTGCTTGTGTTATTAGGACTATAAAAACCACTTCTGCCTGCATTTGTTCCAGCGCTTGAGCGGTTAAAAGAGTTTTGAGAGCGTTCATAAGCTTGTGGAGTTTTATAAGTTGTGCGTTGTTGGTTTTGGAAATTTTGGTTGTTAAAAAGCTTGCTTCCAATCCAGCTTCCAAGAATTGCCCCAGCAGCACTTGCTAAAATCGTTTCACCTAGAGATAGCCCACCACCTGTTGGATTTGTAAGCTGTGAAGTGCCACTATCAATTTTTTTAGCCTCATCAGCGATGATTTTATCAATTTCAGCTTGGCTTAAAATCCTTTCACTTCCATCTTTTTCGCGCAAAATTACACGCGTTTGCGCACTTGGAACTTCATCTAGAATTTTATAACTTCCATCGGCTTGTTGTTCAATAGTAACTGTTGCACCATTTTTTGTAGCTTCTGTGATTCCGCTTTGTGTTTGATTTTGCTCACTTGAATTACAACCTGTGATGAGTAAAATCGCAACAAGCCCTAAGCCACTTTTGCTAAAAATTCCTGCAATTTTTGGATCTGAAATCTTTTTTAGATACTTTTGCATTCTATTCTCCTAAATGAAATTTATAAAATTATATCTAAAATTCATAATCTTTAGACAAATCATAAGGCTCACATAGTGCAATTAAATCACTTAAAAATTGTCCCTTTAAGCTTGACCAATAGCGTTTATCGCAGATGATAATAATGCCCTTTTTTGCGCGAGAGAGTGCGACATTTAGGGCAAAAAGTGCGCTTTGGTTTGTAGAATCATTTAAATGATAATGTAGCATTACAGGTGAAAAAATCACATAATCAAATTCCTGCCCTTGCGCTGAATGGATTGTTAGCACGCATTCTTTATGATAAAGGCTAGGCATTGTTTTTAAAATTAACTGCCTTTGATTGACAAAGGGAGTAAGAATTGCAAAGTCTAGAGTTTTATCTATAAAACTCTCCGCAAGCTTGCAGCATAAAGAAGCTTCTAAAGGATTTGTGCGCTCCATTTTGGATTCTAGCTTTTTAAGCCCAGCAAATTCTACAATATCAAGGCAATATAAGCGCGTGTGTGTGCCACGCCCTTGCAAGTTATTTTGATAAATATAAGAATCTAAAAGTTTTGCTAGATTATCTCCATAACGGTAAGTTTGACTAAGTGTAAAAAAATGCGTGATTTGCGGTATTTGCTTAGGATCTTTAGTATTAAATGCTTCTTGTGTTTTAAAAAAGGATTCCAAAAATAGAGCGGAAAAACTCCAAAATTTAGAGAGATTCCATTGCTGCTCTTTGGAATCCTTAGAGCTTAGAGCGTTGATGGGTTGAAGTTGTTTATGGTCGCCTAGCAAGGTTATAGGCTTATTAAATGCGCATAAAGGTAGAATCTTAATTAAAGGTGTAAAGGCAGCTTCATCTACAAAAAAATGCTTAAAATCTAAAGCTTGCAAATCCGATCTATGCAAGAAAGTATCTAAGGTCATCGCAAGAATTTGGGCTTTGGATAGGGATTTTTTATGGAAGTTACTTGGTATGTTTTGCTCTTGAATAATGTGTTCGCAGTTTTGTGAAAAGCTCTCTTTGAAGCTTTGCGTTGGTGCTCCTAAGCGCAAGATTCCATTAGTGCTTAATCCGATACTCTCTAAGTTTATTAATAGAGTTTTTAAGCATTGTTCTAGTGCGTTGTTTGTCGGAGCTAGGATTGCAACTTTTAATCCTGCTTTTAAATAAAAGGACAGGGCGTGGAGTAGCACGACTTTTGTTTTACCACTTCCAGCAGGTCCCCAAATGTAGCAAAAAGGGCTTGAAAAGATTCCGTGCAATGCGTTTAATTGTTCAGCGTGTGGGGGAGCTTCTAAGTCTTTTAAAGATTCAATATTTGGAGTTAAGTTTGGCGCATTTATGGGGAGAGATAGGGGCAATTCTTGGCTATAAAAATCAATTACATTTTGCACTAAAAAGCGCAAATCAGAGATTAAAACTATGGAATCTTTTTTTAAAAATAAAGTCTCGCATAAATTAGATTCTACATTTAAATATAGTATTTTATTGCGTTCATCATAAGCGGAAATGTTAATCTCACTTTCTGTATTATTTAAAAGATATTCTCCTAAACTTGTGCGTAACAGCAAGGATTCTAGGCTTTTAAGTTTGGATTCTAATTGCAATATTAAACCAAAAATATCTCGCGCAATACTTCTAATTTTGATAATTTCATACCCTTTATCAAAGGCTATAAGATAGTGGAGATAGTTTTGCGCGCAATCAGTTAAAAAAGGATACATCAAGAAGCGCTAATTCCTTTGTATTTATAATACGCCGCACAAGCTCCCTCGCTGCTTACCATACAGCTACCAAGTGGATTTTGTGGGGTGCAAGCCTTGCAAAAAAGCTTACAATCATAAGGTTTTTTATTTCCCTTTAAAATCTCGCCGCACAGGCAGTTTTTATGATCATCTTTAGCAATTCCGCCCAAATAATCCTTAAAAACAACATTTGCATCGTATTTTGCAAACTCATCTCTTAAGCGCAAGGAAGAATATGGAATCTCTCCCAAACCACGCCAAAAAAAGTTGGAATCTAAAATGAAATATTTCTCTACAAGTTGCTGGGCTTTAAGATTTCCTTCTCTTGTAACGCTTCGTGCATATTGTGTTTCTACCTTTGGTATGCCTTCAAAGACTTGTCTAAGAATACTTAGCAAACTTTCTGCTACATCTAAAGGTTCAAATCCACATACAACAATGGGGATTTGATACTGCTCTAAAAGGGGTTCATAAATTTTAGAGCCAGTGATAACACTTACATGAGATGGAGCTAAAAGAGCGTTAATTTGGCAATTTTTTGCGCTTAAAATAGAATGTAGCGGAGGTGGAACTAAAATGTGATTACTATGGATTAAAACATTTTCTAGTTTTTGCTCAATAACGCGCTCTAGCAGTGCGGCACTCATTGGCGTTGTTGTCTCAAAGCCAATAGCAAAATACACCACGCGTTTATTGGGGTTCTCTTGTGCGATTTTTAGCACATCTAAAGGGGAATACACAAAACGCACATCAAGCCCGCTAGCACGAGCATTTTGTAAGCTTCCATAGCTTCCGGGAACTTTTATCATATCGCCTAGTGTAACTAAAATAATATCTTTAATTTTTGCAATTTTATAGGCATAATCAATTCGATTTTTGGGCATTACACACACAGGACAGCCCGGTCCGTGTATGAACTCAATATTTTTAGGAAGCAATGAGGGTAAGGCGTATTTCATAATAGTATGCGTGTGTCCGCCACATACTTCCATAATTTTTAAAGGTTTTTTTAGGGATTGACTAAGTTTGTTTATTGCGCTAAAGACACGCTCAATACTCTTGCTATTTCTATAAGTGCTAATGTATGGATTTTCTTGCATTTTTTCTGCCTTTTATTGCTCTAAAATTTTATATAAAATTCCATCAAAATCTTGTGTATAAGGAGAATTAAAGGTTGCTATAGGAATAGAATAACTTTGAGTGAAATTTTGTGTGTGGGTATGATAAACTGCTTGCGCATTTAATCTTAAATGATAACTTGGGGCAAAGTTAAAACTTGGAATCCGAAAATCTTCTGTCGCATCGTTTGCGTAATCGCTAAAATAAAAACGCAATTCTTTTAGGTTTGGATTTGGCATTTTTTCAAAAAGAATCTTAAAACGATTTATAAAGGTTTCAGCAAAGTTAGAGGGAATTATATTGGAATCTTTTGCGTTTATATAAGCAATTTTTGGATAGGGAAAGTTATTATTTGCTAGAGGTTTAGAACAGCTAGTAAGAATAAAAGGCGCAAAAATTAAAAGAAAAAATGTTAAGATTATGCTTAGTGTTACACTTCTTTGCATTATACCTCTTTAATTTTATAATTTTAAAATTCTAGCAAAATTATTAGAGCAAATAGATTAAGGATTGAAATTGGATAGAATTTTTGTTGCAAAAAAACCGCTTTTTATTACTTCAAATGGCTACTTAAGCAAGCTAAAACGCCAATACAATGTCAAAAAAGCTGGCTTTAGTGGAATCTTAGATCCCTTTGCTTGCGGTGCTTTAGTTGTTGCATTTGGGCAATATACAAAACTTTTTAGCTTTTTGGAAAAATCTCCAAAAGTTTATAAGGCAACATTGTGGCTAGGCTTACAGAGTGATTCTCTAGATTTAGAAAATGTGCGTGGAGTGCAAGAAACTAAGCCTTTAGAGCAAGCAAGGGTTAAGGAAGCCTTGCAAGAGTTTTTAGGGGAGGTGCGTTTTACTCCACCACATTTTAGTGCTAAAAAAATTCAGGGCAAAAAGGCATATCAACTTGCTAGAAGTGGGGATTTAGAAACATTAAAAGAAGGCTTAAAAGAACAGGTTATGGAAGTTTTTAAGTTAGAGTTTTTAAACTATTCCCACCCCTTTGTTAGCTTTAAAGCAAGTGTGAGTGAGGGGGCTTATATCCGCTCACTTGGTGCATTAATTGCTCAAAAATTAGGTTGTATTGGCGGGCTAAGTTATTTAGAGAGAATAAGCGAGGGAAGATTACATTTTGATAATGAAAAGGCGTTAGATCCGCTAGAGATTTTGCCTTTTGAAAAAATTGATTTGCGTGGAGATTTAAAAATAAAAGAGATAATTGTAAATGGTAAAAAATTTAATCCAAAACTTCTTAAAATTTCTGAAAATACAAAATATATAGTGCAATTTGAGGATTTTTTTTCTATAATTTCAAGCAAAAATGAAAATGTGCAATATTTAGCAAATAGGATTCCTTTATGTTGATATTATCCCGAAAAGAAAATGAAAGCATTACCATTGGTGATTCTATAAAAATTAAAGTCATTGGTATTGATAAAGGCAGTGTAAAGCTGGGCTTTGAAGCACCGCCAGAGATGTTAATTTTACGCGAAGAGCTAAAAATTGCTATCCAAGAAGAAAACAAAAAATCCTTACAACATAGCAAGACTGCACTTAATCAACTCTCTTTAATTAAAAAGAAAGTGTAATGCCTTTTAACACTTCATTAAATACTTGCTCTGTGGTAGCTAAAGCGTATGCAAAAGTAAATTTGTTTTTAAAAATCGTTGGCAAAACACAGATAAATAACACTTTCTATCACCTTTTGCAATCGCGCTTTATGCGTGTTTCTACGCTTTTTGATACCTTAGGATTTAATTTTAATGCAAAGAGTTTTGAAATTTTAGGAAACTTTGATTGTAGCTTAGAGCAAAATACGATTTATAAAGCATTTCAAGAACTTTTGCCTTATCTTAATGCTGCACAAAAAGAATGCTTAAATCACACACAAATTATTGTAGAAAAACAGATTCCAAGTGGTGGTGGATTGGGTGGTGGAAGCTCCAATGCAGCGTGTTTTTTGCAAGTTATAAATAAAGAATTTGATTTAAGATTAAGCAAGCAAGAGTTAAGGGAAATTGGTGCTAGCATAGGGAGTGATGTTCCGTTTTTTCTAAGTGGCTTAGAATTGGCAAATGTAGAGGGCAGGGGAGAGATTATAAGCCCTTATGAGTTGGAATCTAAATTTGAAGTGGAGATTATTAATCCTAATTTGCATTGTAGCACAAAAGAAGTGTTTCGAAGATACGCAAAAGAGTTTTATAGCGCAAATGCAATTTCACAAATTAAAGCAGAGTCTTGGCTTACAAAAAGCAATGCAGAGATTTTAAACAATGACGCCTTTAGCAATAATGACTTGCTTAAGCCACTTTTGAGAATGTATCCAAAGTTGGAATCGTATTTACAAAAGGATGTGTTTTTAAGCGGTAGTGGAAGTTGCTTTTGGACTTGTAAAAACAAGAGCTCAGGGGAAGCGTGATGAAAATTATTGCAACAAACAAAAAGGCAACCTTTGATTTTTTCATTTTAGATAAATTTGAAGCAGGCATTGCATTACAAGGTAGCGAAGTTAAGGCAATCCGTGCAGGTAAAGTGAATTTAAAAGACAGCTTTGTAAAAATTGTTAATGGTGAAGCCTTTTTGTTTCAAGCGCATATTGCAACACTTGCTACAACCAATTTGCATTATAAACCTGATGAAAAGCGACCGCGCAAGCTTTTACTACACAAAAAAGAGATCGATAAACTCTTTGGAAAAAGTCAAGTTGCAGGAATGAGCATTGTTGCATTAAAACTTTATTTTAACGCGCGCAATAAGGCAAAGCTTGAAATTGCGCTTGCTAAGGGGAAAAATCTCCACGATAAACGCGAAAGCTTAAAAGAAAAAATCCAAAAACGCGAAATCGCACAAAGTTTAAAAGAAATGCAAAAATTAAGATAAGGAATGAAATGCCACTAAAAGAAATGGTTGAATATGGGGTCATTGGAGTTTTACTAGCAATGAGTGTAATTGCGCTTTGGGCTGGGATTGAAAGAATATTGTTTTATCGTCAAATTAAGCTTGAGCAATACACAAACAAAACAGAACTTGAAATTGATTTGTCTAAAAATCTAACACTCATTGCTACTATTGGCTCTAATGCACCTTATGTTGGGCTTTTAGGCACAGTGTTTGGGATAATCCTAACCTTTGTGCAATTAGGGCAATCTGGAATGGTAGATACCGCCAGTATTATGACAGGGCTTGCGTTAGCCTTGCAAGCCACAGCTGGGGGATTATTAGTTGCGATTCCTAGCATTGTTTTTTATAATCTTTTAATGCGAAAAAGCGAAGTGCTAGTTGCGCAATGGGAAGTTTTAGGAGAAAAGGGCTTGCTAAAAGAAGGCGGAAAATGAAGCATTTTAGGAGAATGGATACAATAAATATTGTGCCTTTTATTGATATTATGCTAGTTTTGTTAGTGATTGTGCTAACAAGTGCAACCTTTATTGCGCAAGGCAAAATTCCTATTGCAATTCCACAAGCGCAAGGCTCACAAGAGATTCCAAAGCATAAAAAAAGTATTGAGATTACCATTGATGAGCAAGGGCATTATTATTATGATGGTAAGGGAATGGAGCTAGATGGCATTGAAATGGCATTAACTAAGCTTCCAAAAGATACTCCAATTCTTTTGCGTGGAGATCAAAAGAGTTATTTTGAACAATTTGTAAAACTAGTTGGAATTTTAAATCAAACAGGGCATAGCAATGTTGATGTGGAAGTGCAACGCAAATAAGGAGAGAGTTTGTTAAGAGAAAGTTATGATTTAGGCACGCTAATTTCAGCAGTGATTACCTTTATGATTGTTGTGCTTGCGATTCGTTTTGCGCTATATTTTGCAAACCGCAAAGGCTCACAAATCCAAAAACCAGATTGGTTAGATGATGAGAGATTTGAAGTCAAAAAGAAAAAAAATAAGAGATAAGGAAAGTTATGGAAACTTTGCTAATTAATGGGATTTTTACGCTATTTATGCTAGCCCTTGCATTTTGGGATTATAAGAGTTATGGCAAGCAAAAGCATAGAGATTTTAAATCTATTATTATGAGTGCTGGAGTTTTAGGGACATTTGTTGGAATCTTTGTAGGCTTGCAAGATTTTGATGTTAGCAATGTTGAAAACTCCGTGCCATCGCTCTTAGCGGGCTTGCAAACGGCGTTTTATACCTCTATTTTAGGTATGGCTTTAGCAATTTTGCTTTCAATCTTACAAAAAAGCAAGGCAGTTAAGAGTGATTTTGAAAATATGCTAGATTACTTTTCTCTGCAAGCAGGCAAGTTAGATAGTTTAGAGAAACTAGAAGCATTAAATGAGATTAAAAACACATTAAAAGGGATTGCTGAACAAAATAAAGAAAAATTAGAATCGCAAAATACCTATCAAACAGCACAGCTTGCAAACCTAAAAACACTAGAAAATTCTTTTAACACTACAAATACAACCCTAAAAGAAGCAATGCACCACTTAGCCAAAGGGGCTAGCAAGGAACTAATTGCTGCTTTACAAGAAGTGATTAAGGACTTTAATTTACGCATTACCGATCAATTTGGGGATAATTTTAAGGAGCTAAACAACGCCGTTACACAAATGATTGCGTGGCAAAATAGTTATAAAGATTCTATTGCAGGATTAGATAATAGCCTAAAAAGCACCCTTAAACTTTTTGATTCTACTAAGGAATCTTTAGAACTTGTTGCAAGTCGGAATAGTGAAGTGCTAGAAGTGTATAGCGCCTTAGCAAAGAGCATTGAAGCTTCACGCATTGAAAATGAAAAATTAGCGGTGCTTTTAAGCGGATTTGAAAATATGCACGCAAAGGCGGAGTTAGCACTTAAAGGCGTTGAAGAATTAAGTAAAAATTTAGATTCCACACACGAAAAATCCCTAAATTACACTAAAGAATCTCTCCAAGAAGTGCAAGGATTCCTAACACAAAGCACGCAAGAATATCAACAACGCGCACAAGATTCACTAGAAAATAACCTTAAAGCACTTCAAGAAGATGCAAAGCAACAAAAAGAATCCCTATTGGCGCTCCAAGAGGCGTTTAATGCCTTTAATAGTGCGTATTTGACACAAAACAAAGAGCAACTTACAAATCTCTTAGACGCACTAAAAGAAGAGTTAAGCACATTTGTGGAATCCTTTGTGGAAAGTGATTCTAAGCTAAAGCATAAAAATTTAGAGATGATTTCACATATCCAAAACAGCATACAAGAACGACTAAATGGAGTGCAAGAAAGCTTTAAAGAGAGTTTAGGAGTGCTAGAGAACGCACAAAAGGAATCCTTGCTTTTAATTGAAGAGCAAGCTAAACGCAGTGATGATGTGCTTATGCGTCATACACAAGAAATGGGAAGCGTGGTTGAAAAAGCAAGCCACCACTTGCAAGAATTAAGCGATAAAACACAGCAAAATTTAAGCAAAAATGCCGACACATTAGAGCAACATATCACAAATGCGGTGCTAAACTTTGATTCATTACTTGGAAAAACAACAAAAAGCTTAGAAGAAAACTTTGAAGATTCTAAAAATACCTTAATGGAATTAAGCAAAGAGATAGAATCGCAAATGGTTGTAACTACAAAATCGCTCAATTCCTTGCTTAATGATACCGCACAATCCCTAAGCACAAGCACGCACAACATTGAAAATTCACTCACACAAACAAGCGAAACTCTAACAGAATGCTTTAAGCAAACAACAGATTCTATTGCGCAAAACTTAGAATCCACTACAAATAATATGGGGCAGAGTGTAGCAAACTTGCTAGAGCAAAGCCAAACTTATAGCCAAAATCTCAATACGCTTTTAAAAAATAGTGTGAAAACCTTTGCAAACAGCTTAGAGCAATTACAAAAAGATTCCACACAATACACGCAAGAGATTCAAGGACAAATGCGCGCAAACTTCGCAGAATCCTATAAAAACGCACTAGAATCTTTAAGTGCATATCTAAAAAACACTACAAACACTTATCAAAATAAACTCCAAGAGTTATCAAAACTTGGTATAGAAAATCATCAAACTATTAGCCAAAATTTGCATACACAGCTTAATACAATTATAAAAGATTTTGAAAATAATACTAAAAATGTAATCCAAAGCAATGCAACTCTAGCAGAAAATTTACTCAAATTATCCACAAAATCACTAGATACGCATTCACAAAAAATCATACAAAATTACAGCAATTTAGATAATAACATCAAAACAACGCTACAAGAAATGGCAAAAAATTATCTAACAATGCTAGAACTTCTTACAAAACAAAGCCTTGAAACACCTAAAAATGCGAGTGTAGAGCTGCTTAACGCCTTTAACCACTTGCAAAAAAATCTAGGCGAAGCTCTAACACAAACTTATCTTTCATTAGAGAGCAATCGTAAAGAAATTGACGCGATTTTAAAAATCACGCAAACAAATATCACCACTTCCCTAAGTCAAACCACAGAGCTTAATAACACTCTGTGTAAATCTCTAGGGGAATTAGATAGCGCATTATCTAATATTACTTTAGGATTCCGCCAAGATTATGAGTGGTTTTTGCGTAGAATCCGCGAGCTAATGGGGGCTAGGGGATAATGGAGAGCAAAGGGAGCGAGTGGATTAGTATCTCTGATATGATGGCAGGGGTGATGATGATTTTCTTGCTAATTGCTGTATCTTATATGGTAGTAATTAGCAAAACGCAAAAGCAACTAGCCTTGCAAAATGCGGAGCTAAAAGAGCTAAATCGGCAAATGAGCGATATTGCAAAAACGCACGAAGATTTAAAAATCACCCTGCATAAAGATTTGCTTGCAGAATTCTCCAAAAATTTGGAATCTTGGAATGCTGAGATTGACGCAGACAACACGGTGCGTTTTAGAGAGCCTGAAATTTTGTTTGACTCTGGAAAAAAGGAAGTAAAAACAAGATTCCAAGAAATTTTAGATGATTTTTTTCCGCGTTATATTAAGATTTTAACGCAAGAAAAATACAAAAACGACATTGAAGAAATTAGAATTGAAGGGCACACTTCCACAGAATGGCAAAATGCAAAAACACTAGAATCGCGTTATTTGGGTAATGCCGAACTCTCACAAGCAAGGGCTTTAGAAGTGTTAAAGTATTGCTTTTCTAATCCAGTAATAAAGGCAGATAAACAATGGCTTATTAAGGTTTTGCGTGCAAATGGATTATCCTTTGCCAAGCCTTTAGAAACAGCGGAATTATCACGCCGTGTAGAGTTTAAAGCTCTCACAAAAAGCAACCAAAAAATTATGGATATTTTAGACATTAATAAAGAAAAAGACGCAGCACAAGCAAAACTTAAAAGCAATTCTAATCAAACACAATAAAGGAATATTATGTTAGAAAAATTAGTTTTTACAAAGCAAAATCCTAGCGTTTTTGGCGGGACAATGATTATTGCAGGAACTGCCATTGGTGCTGGAATGCTAGCGTTGCCTACAATTAGTGCTGGTATGTGGCTTTGGTATTCTTTGGGCTTAATGGCTTTAACTTGGCTTTTAATGCTTTTAAGCGCGCAAGCGCTTTTGGAAGTAAATTTATATTATGCGCCCGGTTCTAGCTTTCATACGCTTGTTAAAGATAATCTTGGAAAATTTTGGAATCTTGTTAATGGCTTAAGTGTAGCGTTTGTGCTGTATATTTTGATTTATGCTTATGTAAGTGGCGGTGGTTCAATGGTAATGCACACTTCAATGGCAGTTTTTGGCTATGAGCCACCTAAAGCATTAGCAGGATTGTTTTTTGGAATCTTATTAAGTGGTTGTGTGTGGTGGAGCACCTATCTTGTAGATAGGCTTTCTGTTGTGCTAATTGGTGGAATGGTTTTAACCTTTATCTTTGCAATGAGTGGAATGCTTGGTGAAGTGAAGCTTGCAAATTTGCTAAATGTTAATAGCGATGATAGCCCTTATGAGATTTTTATTTTTGTGGCTCTCTCTACTTATTTAACTTCTTTTTGTTTTCACGCAAGCGTGCCTAGCCTTGTAAAATACTTTGGCAAAGAACCAAAGCGTATCAATAAATGCTTGGTATATGGGACGCTTATCACGCTTTTTGCGTATTTAGTATGGATTGTTGCGTGTGATGGCAATATTGCGCGTGCAGATTTTAAAGAAGTGATTGCACAAGGTGGAAATGTTAGCCACCTAATTGCCGCTGCAAGCTCAAATTTAAATGGAGCATTTCTGTTAAGAATGCTAGAAGCCTTTGCTTTTCTAGCAGTTGTTACTTCATTTTTAGGGGCTGGGCTTGGGTTGTTTGATTATATCGCGGATTTATGTGGTTTTGATGATAGCAGACTTGGACGCACAAAAACACTTCTAGTTTCTTTTGCGCCACCAATTTTGCTTGAAATGCTTTTTCCTAATGGTTTTTTAGTTGCAATTGGTTGGGCTGGGCTTGCTGCTACAATTTGGTCTGTGATTATCCCTGCTTTATTACTTAAGGCAAACAGAAAACGCCTTGAAAAACTTCCGCAAGAACAAAGCGCATTTCGTGTAAAAGGCGGAGATTTCACTATTTATATACTTCTTGTTTTTGGCTGTGTGGTAGGAGTTTGCCATATTTTATATGTGTTAAATTATTTGCCAATGTATCAATAAAATGAAAGAATTATTGCGCGTTTTTAATTATATTCAAAAGTATCACGAAGATAATTTTGATATTTTATATCTTGTTTTAGAGTTTTTATTTTTTATCAAAGACAAAGAACAGGGCAGTGCACTATTAATGCAAAAAGACAAAGAAAAAGCATTAGAAAATTTTAAGAGTCATTTGCAAGAAATTGGCTTGGAGTATTTCGGATTCCATAGTGATTTAAATTACAAAAAAGTTTTAAAATCCCTGCAGGGCTTTGATATAAAAGCGCAAACTTTGTGGGAGTTTATCCAAGCAATCACAATGCAAAAAACAATCCTTAAACTTTATGAATACGCAACACCAGCAGAGATAAACGCTTTAGTCTATGGAATTTTAGATATAAAAAGTGGAGAAAGTGTTTATAATCCCTGCTGTGGGCTTGGCTCTTGGTTGCTGCATTTAAAGCTACACACCAAAGATTGCGCATTTTATGGCGCA
The Helicobacter winghamensis ATCC BAA-430 DNA segment above includes these coding regions:
- a CDS encoding rhoptry family protein, translated to METLLINGIFTLFMLALAFWDYKSYGKQKHRDFKSIIMSAGVLGTFVGIFVGLQDFDVSNVENSVPSLLAGLQTAFYTSILGMALAILLSILQKSKAVKSDFENMLDYFSLQAGKLDSLEKLEALNEIKNTLKGIAEQNKEKLESQNTYQTAQLANLKTLENSFNTTNTTLKEAMHHLAKGASKELIAALQEVIKDFNLRITDQFGDNFKELNNAVTQMIAWQNSYKDSIAGLDNSLKSTLKLFDSTKESLELVASRNSEVLEVYSALAKSIEASRIENEKLAVLLSGFENMHAKAELALKGVEELSKNLDSTHEKSLNYTKESLQEVQGFLTQSTQEYQQRAQDSLENNLKALQEDAKQQKESLLALQEAFNAFNSAYLTQNKEQLTNLLDALKEELSTFVESFVESDSKLKHKNLEMISHIQNSIQERLNGVQESFKESLGVLENAQKESLLLIEEQAKRSDDVLMRHTQEMGSVVEKASHHLQELSDKTQQNLSKNADTLEQHITNAVLNFDSLLGKTTKSLEENFEDSKNTLMELSKEIESQMVVTTKSLNSLLNDTAQSLSTSTHNIENSLTQTSETLTECFKQTTDSIAQNLESTTNNMGQSVANLLEQSQTYSQNLNTLLKNSVKTFANSLEQLQKDSTQYTQEIQGQMRANFAESYKNALESLSAYLKNTTNTYQNKLQELSKLGIENHQTISQNLHTQLNTIIKDFENNTKNVIQSNATLAENLLKLSTKSLDTHSQKIIQNYSNLDNNIKTTLQEMAKNYLTMLELLTKQSLETPKNASVELLNAFNHLQKNLGEALTQTYLSLESNRKEIDAILKITQTNITTSLSQTTELNNTLCKSLGELDSALSNITLGFRQDYEWFLRRIRELMGARG
- a CDS encoding OmpA family protein, whose product is MESKGSEWISISDMMAGVMMIFLLIAVSYMVVISKTQKQLALQNAELKELNRQMSDIAKTHEDLKITLHKDLLAEFSKNLESWNAEIDADNTVRFREPEILFDSGKKEVKTRFQEILDDFFPRYIKILTQEKYKNDIEEIRIEGHTSTEWQNAKTLESRYLGNAELSQARALEVLKYCFSNPVIKADKQWLIKVLRANGLSFAKPLETAELSRRVEFKALTKSNQKIMDILDINKEKDAAQAKLKSNSNQTQ
- a CDS encoding aromatic amino acid transporter yields the protein MLEKLVFTKQNPSVFGGTMIIAGTAIGAGMLALPTISAGMWLWYSLGLMALTWLLMLLSAQALLEVNLYYAPGSSFHTLVKDNLGKFWNLVNGLSVAFVLYILIYAYVSGGGSMVMHTSMAVFGYEPPKALAGLFFGILLSGCVWWSTYLVDRLSVVLIGGMVLTFIFAMSGMLGEVKLANLLNVNSDDSPYEIFIFVALSTYLTSFCFHASVPSLVKYFGKEPKRINKCLVYGTLITLFAYLVWIVACDGNIARADFKEVIAQGGNVSHLIAAASSNLNGAFLLRMLEAFAFLAVVTSFLGAGLGLFDYIADLCGFDDSRLGRTKTLLVSFAPPILLEMLFPNGFLVAIGWAGLAATIWSVIIPALLLKANRKRLEKLPQEQSAFRVKGGDFTIYILLVFGCVVGVCHILYVLNYLPMYQ